TAAGTCTATATTCATAGTTTACTTTGATGAAATAATATACGAATCTAATACAGAGAAATGTAGTAttcgaaaatgtttataatcttaaaagatgtaacataaaataggcatattttttgtttcaactaACCTTTGTTTTTTAACATGTACATATGCAAGCgtctaaatatacaaatactctaatagtttaataacattgaaaaGTTTATTAGTGAGGCTTTAACGCGAGTACTAAGTATGCTTTTACTTTGCTCCTTTATAAAGAGGAGTAGTGTTACAATTACTTTCAGCGGAGGGCAGTTATTTAGTGTTCTTTCCCTACCTTTTTGCACAATAGTAATTTTTCAGTCTAGAATATTTTCTCAGGTAAATTGGGTGGAAGCTAAGGAACGTGGAAAAACAAAAGGAATGCTCCGTTTAGTTTGACGATGTTATTTTCAGCGGCCGAATGGAAATCATTTTctgggaaaaaaatataaattctgtttGTGTTTGCACTATTTTTTTTCGCTTGATTTGTGGCTTTAAcgagaaatttatattaaatttctatatataCACACTTTTATACTCGTGATTTTTACTGGATTGGAATCCCGCAATCGTGATAACTGATTAGCTCTCTTCCTGCAACGACTTAGAGCGGAAATAACTTTGCCGAAATGACGATATGCATAGCCCTACATATCTCTGTAACGGGTATGAGAGTTGGAAGAGTTTGTTGTACATAAGAAATgttgtttaataaaactatagtaACATAGTGAAACACGGGTCACAGTATTAAAAGCAAAAAGTCTGCCATTAGTGGAGACTGGAGAGATTATTCAATCGATTCTCGGACGTCATTCAAAGTCATTTTGTCGTGCCAGTACTATTACTTATCTATTTAGTTCACCAAGGGCGAAAGGtggaattttccgaaaggtaaacCGAAATAACATATAGGTAGAATATACATGAATGTGATCTGTAAAAAGTTCTAATGGTAttcgattctacataaattcttcataaagggaagccggcagaaattaGGTGATATAGACCCTCTGCCACTGTAGTACACAGTTTATAAACTAATTACCCCGAtgtacagccgttttcaattaaCTAACCCCATCGttatctttaatccgattcaaAAAATTTACCAATTACCATAATgcatttgtaaatatgtcaaaatactttgttatgaTTGGTCCGTTTTTGTGATAGATTGAAGAAGCGCTCCGgtttcaaaatggcggttaatgaGTAGACAAACGCCATCATTGTGCAGTTGTATATACATCTGTTGGCAAATTTGTTACATTATCTTAGGaatctaaacattttttgtttatatcctACTTTATCCTACTAGATAAAATGTGCTTTGTACAGAactgtaaaatatttcttgCAGGTCTTCCGTTTGGATCGTAATAACATGAATTCTGTACCCGCCTCGTCTCTAAACGGGCCGCAATCATTGAAAGTTCTCTCGCTGAGGGAAAATAGAATAGGTAAGTTTATTACGTTCCCTCGCCTTTTTTCGGAGAATTGTGAAATTCTGTAAATGgatgtagttattttttattacctatctTATATTAGTTATAGATGTACGAGCATGTCTGGATTTAGTTACTTAATAATGTGGTTTTACGTCTAGTACTCACAGtattttctaatataagtaaagtaaaaaagtacttttagtatatttaattataagttatagaATGTCAACTTAAGCGGGACAAAAAACCTACTTATCGATATCGATCTCAAATTAAATGACCACACCcaattttataacagaaaattcTATCTTATCTTAAGTACGATGTACATTAGCGATTGTTATACATAGATCtaactaattaatattcaaatatattttagcgcTAATACGCCAAGCATCCTTTGTGTCCCAGAAGACATTAGAAGAGATAGATCTGCACGGGAACATGATATCCGCCATTGAAGGAGGGGCTTTTATAGGCCTGAGCGACTTGCAGACACTTGATTTCGGCCGTAATAGGCTCTCCAAGTTTAACAGCGACGTATTTCAAGGGGCCGAGAATTTGGAGAAGTTGGACCTCTCGGAGAACTTCATAAATGACTTCCCGACGGTTGCCATTAAATCTTTTGTCGCCCTTAAACATTTGAATCTGTCCAGCAACATGATTACGGTGAGGGTTTCAGTGTTTGTTTGTCTTGTTTGCTGtctgtttgattttatttttagtacgcGTTAGCTTTAGATGTTGTGTTTATTGTTAggtaaattgctttttaatataatacataatgaaATATGTATGTCAAAAAAGATTAtggtatataaataactttcgCAGTATCTTTACCGTGATGAGTCGTGATTTTAATTCCTGCATGTTTTGAGTCTCAAGTTTTTAAAGATCGACACCTTCTAGTTCTTGATACTTTTGATAATGTAGTTTTACGGATACGGATGTCACTATTAATATCGTTTTAATTCAACGGGGTGTATTTATTgtatcttgattttttttccttttaaatgaatatttttgtgaCTATtccctcggtggtgtagttgtgttACGTGCGCGGTACGAGGTCCCGGTTCGaacccgggttgggcaaagtaatattggaatttttattatcagccgagagtctggaatttatgcctgatataaCGATAGACTCGCTCCCTATcatatcacgggacggaacaaacAGGGCAAAATGATGATGCCCTGGTAGCACCTCCGTCTACCCACCCTTgtagaataaagattttttttgtggcaatgttatttatttactcgaACCCAAACAAATCTTATGTAACTAATAAAGCTAACTTAACTAAAATCTTCTATTCCAGAATATTGGAAACAACCACCTGAGTACGTTGACTTCATTACAAGTATTAGACCTGAGCagaaataatttagttaaactCGCCCCGGGCACATTTGTTGGTCTCACAGAACTAAATTATTTGGATATTGGCGTCAATTCACTGCGCACGGTGAgtgattgaattattttattgcattgtgTTTCTAGTTTTctcaaataagtaaatagttATGGTTGATTGAACTAGATTGTTTTATtggaaatgaaaatatgtataaatgcgtggaaataattttgtttattattttgcaggTGGAGGACGACGCTTTCGACGGATTGACAGGCCTCAAGACACTTCTATTACGCGACAACAACATACTATTGATTCCAGCGACAGCGCTTTCTCGATTACCAAATCTTGTTTCTGTTCATTTGGGTTTCAACAGGGTGACCGCGTTATCAAACGACATTTTGCGATCTGTGTCAGACAGAGTAACTTCTTTAGTATTATCTAGAAATGTTATAAGGGAATTACCGGTGGCTGCCTTTGGACACTTCAAAATTTTGAAACATTTGGATCTATCAGGAAATTTACTGAACTCTATCGCTGCGGAAGTTTTCGAAGGACTGGAACAATCGCTAGACTTTTTGTCTTTGAGCCAGAACAGAATTCTCGGATTTACTGGTCAGCAACTGAAGTTTGTTAATCTTTGGTTTTTGGATATATCCGATAATCAAATTTCGAATGTACCGGTGGAAGCGTTTGAATCGATTCCTAGTTTAACTCATTTAAATATGAGCCGAAATTGGCATATAAATGTGTTACCGCAGAATGTGTTTCAGCAAAATCAGGCTTTATTATCAGTGGACTTAAGTCGTAATGGCTTAAAGGCGTTACCGGTAAATCTATTTTCGAAAAACCTTAATCTAGAACATATTGATTTGTCTCATAATTTACTTCAAGAAATTTCCGAAAACTCATTTAAGAATCTGCGAAATCTCACTTACTTAGATTTGTCTTACAATAATATAGTTAACATAAGGACTCCGTCATTCGTTAACGTAATGTCGATTCAGTACTTATCTTTGAAAGGTAATCAATTGAGTGCTTTCAAAGGCGAATTCTTCAATACGGGAACAAGTCTAGAAGTCATGGATCTGTCGGATAATCAACTTAGTTATTTGTTCCCGTCGTCGTTCAAAATCCATCCTCGTTTAAGAGAAATCATACTTACTAACAACAAGTTTAACTTTTTCCCTTCAGAACTTATAAGTACTTTGCAGTACTTAGAATTGGTAGATTTGTCTGGAAACGAATTGAAAAACGTAGACGAACTCGACTTTGCTCGCCTCCCAAAATTGAGAACAATTTTGTTGGCAAGGAACGAACTTGAAACAATAAGCGAAATGGCTTTCCATAATTCGactcaaatacaatatttggatTTGTCGAACAACAAGATCGATCGGTTGGGAGATAGGCTATTTGAGGGGCTTATACGACTCGAGGTTTTGGACTTGAGCGGCAATTTACTAACCGAATTGCCTGACAACATTTTCGAAAGAAATAGGCTGCACATGTTAGAGAAAATTATTCTCAGCAGAAATTCATTTGAACACGCTCCGCTAAAGGCCTTACAAAAGCAATACTTCTTTGTATCTACGGTCGATTTATCACACAACCAGATTGTGGATATACCGGGCGAGGATAGTGTTATGGTGAATATTAAGAAATTGGATCTATCTTTCAATCCTCTTTCTGAAAAATCAATTAGTAATGTACTGACAGAGCCGAAAACGGTGAGAGATCTAAATTTAGCCGGTACTGGAATTACGGATATTGGACAGTTAGAAACACCGTtcctatataatttaaatttgtcattTAACAACATCACAAAAATATCGGAAAAGACATTTACCCGAACAACGCTGTTAGAATCTTTGGATTTATCTCATAATCAGATCGCTGATGTGACTGGATCGTTGGCAATTTCTTGGTCTAAAATGAGAAATCTCCAACGTTTGAACATTTCCAGTAATCCAATGGTGATGATTATGGACGGTAATTTTGAAGGTTTAACATCTCTTCGTATTTTAGATATAACGCATTTAGAAAAATGTACCAGGATAGAGAAAAATGCTTTTAGGACGCTCGCAAATCTAGTCGAGTTACGAGCATACGGCTATCCACGGTTAGGTATATCGACATACAAGGTGCTTTACAATATGTGCTAGCTTTAGAGAAGTTGGATGTAGAAGTAAAAGACACTAATATTGGTGCTGATCAATTACACACAACATTACACCCAAGGCTTGAAGAACTTGGAATAAGAGGATCACGTCTGAAAACTGTGTCTTCTGGCGTGCTTGCTGGATTGAAGGCTCCAGCCATCACGGTGCGATTTAGAAATACTTCAGTCACTTCTCTACCTCCTGCACTACTGTTCCCATTACCTAGATCATCACAAATTACAATAGATGTAGCTGGTAGTCAACTGACAACTTTGCAACCACAATTACTTGTAGCCCTTGATGATCGTAGGGCGGATTTGTCTATGTTCGGCTTGCATAGTAATCCTATTCGCTGCGACTGTAACGCTCGAGCATTGAGAAGGTGGTTACCCAATGTTGGTATTGATGACGTCCGATGTGATTCGCCAGAACATCTATCAGGATTTCTATTGGTCGAGATAGGTGATGACGAACTCACTTGTGATGCAAAACGGCGAACAACGACAACGTCTACTAGCATTTCAACTACACCACAACCGCGCCTTGTCCATCGGACATCTTCAGAGCCAGATATTATCTGGTCAGTTGCTCCTTCACATGATAGACCAAAATCCGGTGAGCCCAAAGGAGCTCCTGTTATCGGTGTTGCAGCAACAAGTAATGATGATAATCTTATAATAGGTATAGTCGGAGGCGTAGTGGCTTTTATAGCAATATTGATAGTAGCTATATGTATCGTTAGGTTAAGGATGACTACGACATCATACAGAGGTGGTCCTCTGGCTAGTAGTCCTGCAGGAGGTACGCCAGCTATGTGGGGTGGAGCTTGGCCTGGTTACGCTGCAACTATGCCACCAGCCTCCTTATCAAATGCCACCTTGCCCCATAAAATGCAACCAGGACCGGGTTCTGTAAGATATCTAGCGCCACCACCACCAGCGCCATATTTCATAAGCATGCCACCTCAAGACGATAAAATATATCGGTAGGGAACCATAAGTTAGATTAATGTGGTGTAAATATTCGTGTTGAAACTTcgataattttatcaaagtttaCCTTAAGTAGGTTATATCGTTGTAGATATCAATGTGGCTTGAGTTAACAGTTGGACggcaaaggagaatgcccattcgTGTATCGGTGTAATACATGTATAGTTTTtcatgttatgtttttaaaaccaaatacaaACGTACGAGAATATTAAGCGTCGCGCAGactctgcaatttttttttctgagaaACTCTTCactattgtaatattgtcaGTCATGAAGTTGCTATTAACGTATACTGATACCGAAATTCTTTGAAGCATGGGCAGTCTTCTTTACTTTTGTAAACAATTACGATTTAATGCTTTAAGTGCTATTTTTCTGACTTAATAGTTTATAAGTCACCAGTGACACAGCAAATCCAAATCGTGGTTTGGTTTAAttgtttcttttctttcttacttctgtataaaatatttatgttaaagttTTTACTGATTCTTACGATAGCATTATTGTGTActttagcaataaaatatttaagaacttaatgcattttgttttcaattctCAGACTAAAATGATGATTCCCCATCTCTATTTCATCACAGGACCAGCAGAGCCGGTGAAGCATCATTATTACATGGTCGAAATTCCAAGGGCTCGCACTTAGTGCTTTGCTTCCATCTTTATTGTGCGGACATGCAAATTGTGGAAGTCACTACTGTCGTGTCTATTTCCGCATACATACAATTTGGAGCTCTTCAAGTCGCGAGTTGATCGGTTTCATCAGGGCAAGCATGCTTCGGCTTAGGCCGCATAATCGCTTAACAATAGGCGGATAGCGTCAAACGTGagcctatttaaaaaaataacaaacaaaatttagggcaactatgatatttataatttttattattgttaatcgTTCAAACCGAAGTCAAAATCAGCCACATTTGAATTTGTGGCTTTAAAACTAGCTAAGGCCTATCTTTCAATACTCCTTATGGTGGCCAGTTGGTTTTTATGTTAAACTCTCTAAATTCTTATAATAGGCTATTTGATTTCATTGATGTCTATACGACGGCTCAGCAATAGTAAAGAATATAAGCTGttcggataaaaaaatattctagtcAGGGTCTTAGTGACACCTTTTGTTAAATACTGATCGTTTAACAGACCAAGGCAGTTGGTCACTGACAAGTCGTATAAGTCGGTTGGTTAGTGAAATATTAgagaaagtatttctgtagtcagtgatagttcattatattttattaaaaattatttcagttcCTAACAAGCACAAAATACCAACACAACAAATTTCCAGTGAATACAAAcactaaatatgataaaaatatttgaaatacttcgcattgaatattttttctatttgtttagatgtaggaatttaaataaaatttcagtgCGTGACATTTTCAATGTACAAATAGACCTAACAAAGTTCCAAATATGCTTTTGTgttggtattttaaaattctgtcAACTATTTGCATCACCATTTGAGTTTGAACTATCTATGGATTTGGTGTACTCCTCCAACTCCACTCCACTTCAACTTTACTGACTCTTCGGTGTTGTTGtcttacggtacgactgcagtgaaGACGTCTCTGTTTCGATTCccactgagcggttatgttgtggtcaccgtgccttacgacccggcgtcgAGGCGCCCGGATTTGACcttgaccttcgggtgaccgccgggccgagtccctaacctatatacaacgcatggcataccaactaaaactccgcggtggccctcttcggggcattagggacgactgtgggcttcctctgacggaaatgtttaagttttcgtccgcagtcgtccctgtgcggtgccgcctgttgcggcccgtctcctatagggggggctcagaagcccccgcgtaaccgaaggacgctctcggcgacAACGGCAGCAttaggcctaccttccacgctgccgtccatcccagGGGTCATCACACGCCACCCGCctacgaccccccgatggcccctattagtcgccttttacgataggcaggataccgtggtggaaagAATTCCACCATTGAGAACCAAACGCCCCCATGCCACAGGGCGGGATTCCCGGGCCTAGCAAGGTAATATTCGATTTTTCTATTCAGGTAGTATcagccggagtctggaatttaatTAAGCTCGTTATGGCGATATGCTCGTTCCTCATCACATAATGGGATAGAATAAATACGGTGGAAAGTAGATGCGTCAGTTGCGCCTCCTCCTACACCATTGggaataaaagacgtgagtgtatgtgtgttgtttttttttcatgcggACATAGTAAAGTgctcccactgcacctgatggtaagtggagtggtgtccaatagaatgtcgactgactagagatgattacctctcggtataattatgccggcttgttagaACGAGAttcacacaggctgatcccggaacgcggcacacttacgtgggctacaaTGGCAGGTTTCGACAATATAGTgtgtacctagtcttgccataaatattgtaataaagaaaaaagaaaattgttaactgcaaataacatttattacttttacagtgtgtcagtttaatacataaatataaaacaattaaaaatataaaaagcttattcgaagtggtctccattggctgcaatacagtcctttaaacgatgaggccagttatcaatagaagcacgcactctttccatgggaaaattcttcactgccaatcgtatagattgttttagggactccaaattatcatggcgtttagagcaagctgtactctctaaaactgaccacaaatcataatccagcggattaagatcgggactagacgacggccagtcttcagctctgatgaagtccgaaacgttcgattccaaccaagactgcgtggaccgagctttatgacccggcgccgagtcttgctggaaggaccatacttggttattgaacatggtgatgttaaggggcttaactaccttctcaagaatggtatcttgatacacttgtgccgatgttttgataccttttcacaaaaatatggctcagtcactccttcatagctaacaccccaccaaaccatcactgaagtcggataatgtccacgttgcactctgtcgactaattgggaagcttccttagagctttgagcataaatacggtcattttgtttgttaaaatgttgctcaattgtaaaattttctcatccgtaaacaaaatttttctgtgacctccctttgcgtaccgcttcagtagttgtttcgattttaccaccctattcttctttaaattatcagttaagaaatggccagtgcgtctcttataggctgcaagtcctaagtcatcttttaaaatacgcgacatggttctaggtgctatcttcatttcccgagataaaatcttttgctttcggacaggatttcttcgaattctttcccttactgctttgaccacctttttcgtacgaacactacgtggacggccagatcttttctgtcacaaacagaggaggtctcattgtacctattaatagcccggtacacaaacattttactaataccaagtgtatggagagttttaaaattgcatttggctccatacctactttgtgtaatgctatcacagcgattcggttctctttatcaccccacaccattttaatatcgcaaaatattttacaatgtattggcgccaaaatgagaaaacacaatgaacaatcgtataaaaatgacagattcgaaattcaaatgtaatatttttttataattaagtgtaacagtatttatggccagactaagtatattccAAACTAAAAATCTGAT
This sequence is a window from Manduca sexta isolate Smith_Timp_Sample1 unplaced genomic scaffold, JHU_Msex_v1.0 HiC_scaffold_1344, whole genome shotgun sequence. Protein-coding genes within it:
- the LOC115447350 gene encoding LOW QUALITY PROTEIN: protein artichoke (The sequence of the model RefSeq protein was modified relative to this genomic sequence to represent the inferred CDS: inserted 1 base in 1 codon) encodes the protein IFSSYGLPLRELDFSHNSLRRLPDRLLAGVRGNLTKLALADNLLGDNLNPIFSTAELHNLPALEELDLSGNNIRGLEEGLLIGCDVLKVFRLDRNNMNSVPASSLNGPQSLKVLSLRENRIALIRQASFVSQKTLEEIDLHGNMISAIEGGAFIGLSDLQTLDFGRNRLSKFNSDVFQGAENLEKLDLSENFINDFPTVAIKSFVALKHLNLSSNMITNIGNNHLSTLTSLQVLDLSRNNLVKLAPGTFVGLTELNYLDIGVNSLRTVEDDAFDGLTGLKTLLLRDNNILLIPATALSRLPNLVSVHLGFNRVTALSNDILRSVSDRVTSLVLSRNVIRELPVAAFGHFKILKHLDLSGNLLNSIAAEVFEGLEQSLDFLSLSQNRILGFTGQQLKFVNLWFLDISDNQISNVPVEAFESIPSLTHLNMSRNWHINVLPQNVFQQNQALLSVDLSRNGLKALPVNLFSKNLNLEHIDLSHNLLQEISENSFKNLRNLTYLDLSYNNIVNIRTPSFVNVMSIQYLSLKGNQLSAFKGEFFNTGTSLEVMDLSDNQLSYLFPSSFKIHPRLREIILTNNKFNFFPSELISTLQYLELVDLSGNELKNVDELDFARLPKLRTILLARNELETISEMAFHNSTQIQYLDLSNNKIDRLGDRLFEGLIRLEVLDLSGNLLTELPDNIFERNRLHMLEKIILSRNSFEHAPLKALQKQYFFVSTVDLSHNQIVDIPGEDSVMVNIKKLDLSFNPLSEKSISNVLTEPKTVRDLNLAGTGITDIGQLETPFLYNLNLSFNNITKISEKTFTRTTLLESLDLSHNQIADVTGSLAISWSKMRNLQRLNISSNPMVMIMDGNFEGLTSLRILDITHLEKCTRIEKNAFRTLANLVELRAYGYPRLXYIDIQGALQYVLALEKLDVEVKDTNIGADQLHTTLHPRLEELGIRGSRLKTVSSGVLAGLKAPAITVRFRNTSVTSLPPALLFPLPRSSQITIDVAGSQLTTLQPQLLVALDDRRADLSMFGLHSNPIRCDCNARALRRWLPNVGIDDVRCDSPEHLSGFLLVEIGDDELTCDAKRRTTTTSTSISTTPQPRLVHRTSSEPDIIWSVAPSHDRPKSGEPKGAPVIGVAATSNDDNLIIGIVGGVVAFIAILIVAICIVRLRMTTTSYRGGPLASSPAGGTPAMWGGAWPGYAATMPPASLSNATLPHKMQPGPGSVRYLAPPPPAPYFISMPPQDDKIYR